CGACTACGGCGGATACTACGGCTACTGCACGAGCAAAGCTGCCCTGAACATGGTGACTCGCGGACTTGCGGCGGATCTGGCCGGATACGGCATCGTCACGATTTCACTGGACCCGGGCTGGGTGCAGACGGAAATGGGAGGCGATGGCGCCGACCTGACGCCTGAGGACTCTGTGCGCGGCATCCTGCGCGTGGTCGACAGCCTGACGCGGAAAGACAACGGCACTTACTTACGCTGGAACGGCCGGACGCTGGCCTGGTGAGTGCCGGTTTACGTCCGGCGGCTCAGTAGCAGACACCTTCAGGAACTCTCAAGGTCCCAAGGCACGCGCCAACTGCTCAGATCGCGGGTGTTTTCTCCGACTGAAGCGTGTTGACAACGGTAGTCCAGATCTCGAAGAATTCGTCCGGGGTGCCGCGACTCAGAGGCGTGACGAAGCGCTGATCCACAATCGATTTGAGGGCAGTCACCGCCGCCGCGCGAATTTCCTCGCGCTCGTCTTTCATAAGCGCCAGCAGCATTTGCAGGATCCGGGGATCGCGCGAGCCGAGCAGGGCGTTGACGAAGGCGATCTGATTGTCGGGATATGGGTCCTGCAGACCGGTCAGCAGGGCTTCAATGGCGCGGGTGTTTCTGAAGCCGACGAGTGCTTTTATTACCGACGCCCTCACCTGCAGATGCTGGTCGTTGAGCGCGATAAGCAGCGGCTGGATAGCACGCGGGTCACCAATCTTCCAGAGGAGGTCGGCGGCGGCAATCCGCACATCAGGACGCTCGTCCTTCAGCGCGTCGATCAATGGCTCAACGGCGTGGATATCCGCGATCTTCCAGAGCACGCTGGCGGCTGACTTGCGTACATCACTGCGGTTGTCCCTAAGCGCGACAAGCATGGCGTCAACTGCGCGCGAGTCGCCGAATTTCTTGAGGGCATTGGCCGCGGCCTGCCTTACGTCGACGACTTCGTCCAGCATGGCGTGACTGAGCGGGCCAATCGCGCGGGCGTCGTTGATCATTTCCAGGGCGCGCGCCGCGCCGATACGCAGATTGGGCGACGGGTCTTTAAGCATTACCAGCAGGCGATCGAGAATGTCCGGCCCGAACTGGCTGATCGACCGTGCCGCCTGGAAGCGCACATTGTAGGATGTGTCAGCAAAGGCACCGAACAACGGTTCGATCGCACGCGGGTCGCGGAGTTGGCCGAGCGCCTCAACCGCACTGTGCCTCACGTCATCGTGAAGCCGGACAAACATGTGGATCAGCGGTTCAACGGCGCGAGGATCACCGATTTGACCAAGTGATTTGGCCGCCCAGAATTGAACGTGCTGATCGCCGTCGTTGAGGGCGTGGATCAGGGGGTCCACTACCCTGAGGTCATGGAATGCACCCAGCGCCTTGGCGGCGACGGCACGCACTCTTTCGTCAGTGTCGTGGAGGAGGTTTATCAGCGGGTCGACACCGCGCGGGTCTCCTAATTCCGCCAGGGCTTCGATCGCGTCGTGCACGATTTTCTCGTGCTGCTTAATACCGAGTGCCTTGATTAAACCGTTTACGTCTGAGGCCGATTTCAACTCTCCGATGTTAGGAAGAACCGTATAGGCTGACATGATCGTACCCCTAAACAGACGAGATACCTTGATCCAATTATACGCCTGAAACAGTTCTCCCCTTGAGCGCCGATGGCTATACAGGGTTCTAGCGGAGGCTGCGGAGCGCCACGCCCAGCCGGTCGATTTCTTCGGTGGTGTTGTAATGCGCCAACCCGACGCGGACGAGGCCGTCTGGTTTCTGAAGCCGGTTCATGATCTCGACCGCATAGTAGTTGCCGTTCCAGACATAGATATCATTGGAGGCCAGATGCCTGGCAACTTCCGTCGGGGTGTGACCCGCCATTTCGAAGATCACGGTCGGCACGCGCTCGGAGGCCCGGCTAGAGTCAGTGACCCCGTAAATGGTGACGCCAGGGATGCGCTGGAGCATGGTGATCAAGGCAGCGACCAACTGCTGCTCGTAGTCAACAAACGGCGCGGTCGAAGGGCCACGACCTTCGTTCAGGGTGTCGAGATAGTCGAGGGCGCCGCCGAGGCCGGAGATTAGCTCATAACAACCGGTCCCGGTCTCCCACCTGTTAGGCGGTTCGTCATGCGAAGGACGCACCTTATAGGCCGGCAAATCTGCGAGCAGGTCAAAGCGCCCCCATAGGATGCCCAGGTGCGGCCCGAAGAATTTGTAAGAGGAGCACATCAGGAAGT
The nucleotide sequence above comes from Candidatus Flexicrinis proximus. Encoded proteins:
- a CDS encoding HEAT repeat domain-containing protein, which produces MSAYTVLPNIGELKSASDVNGLIKALGIKQHEKIVHDAIEALAELGDPRGVDPLINLLHDTDERVRAVAAKALGAFHDLRVVDPLIHALNDGDQHVQFWAAKSLGQIGDPRAVEPLIHMFVRLHDDVRHSAVEALGQLRDPRAIEPLFGAFADTSYNVRFQAARSISQFGPDILDRLLVMLKDPSPNLRIGAARALEMINDARAIGPLSHAMLDEVVDVRQAAANALKKFGDSRAVDAMLVALRDNRSDVRKSAASVLWKIADIHAVEPLIDALKDERPDVRIAAADLLWKIGDPRAIQPLLIALNDQHLQVRASVIKALVGFRNTRAIEALLTGLQDPYPDNQIAFVNALLGSRDPRILQMLLALMKDEREEIRAAAVTALKSIVDQRFVTPLSRGTPDEFFEIWTTVVNTLQSEKTPAI